The genomic DNA ACTGTGGTGGAACATCTTGACAATTATCGTTGTGATCGGTGTTGGCATATTACTGCTGCCAAGTATCTATCTCTCAAATCAGAAGCTGATGAGGTAGTTATGTTTTACTGATTTCTTCTATCTTATAATTATCAGTGCACTGGAAATTCTATGGAACTCATGTTTTTTGTTATGAAGTTTCACCTTACTATGTTGGGCATGACAACTTATTGATAACTGTTACAGGAAAAAGTTAGCAAACTTAACACCTGTGTCGACTATGGCACTTGCAGTTGCAGGGGTATATTTTCCCCAGAGGAAATACCATGTTCATCACCTTCACGAGCAACAAAGCAGTTGATTATCGTTCAGTGTCCGAAGGTATCCACAATTGAAGTACTCACTGAGACTTACATAACAAGGATTGTAATGTTGAGTCTTATTAATGAAGCTCTCTGATTTGCCCTTAAAAAAAACATTACACGACACCTCCAGTGTTGATGTCCTCTTCCAGATTTTGTGCATTCATTTGCTGCGTGCTTCAGTTAGTCTTGATGGTGAGCCCATCAAACATCAGGTAGGAGCCATGCTATGTCAAACACGGTAACTCTGTCATGCAATATAGATTGTTTTACTGAATGAATACTTTGATTGCAGGGacatatttcttttcctttactTCTCAATCTATCCCCATTTGCGGGAGGTGCATCGAGCATTGGGCAGGGGCCTGGACCTTTGGCAATGAAAGTTCAAAGAGATGGccagcaagctctccatctatACCGACAACTGAATATGCAGATGAGCTTGAATGTAATACCTACTGGAGGGAACTCAATTCACATGGTTGGTTTTGGTTACTCTACTTTTAACATTTTGGTAATTAATCACATGTAAGTTGGCGGTAACAATCTGACAACTTGTCATTTTCAGGCAAATGCTGATGTGGCTAGTagttcatcatcatcactgcagccgtcaccatcatcatcaaggAGCAAGTTATATGGTCTTTCAGCCGTTGTGGAGCACTACGGGAAATGCGGAGGAGGGCACTATGCAGTTTACAGGAGAATTGCATCAAATCCTGACCCTGAGGATCCAGGGCAACCTCTTGCATGTCTTGGCAAGCGGTGGTTTTACATTTCAGATGGTCACGTATCAGAAGTTTCAGAGGATGATGTTTTGGGTGCGGAGGCCACCCTCCTTTTCTATGAAAGGTTGTAGCAGCTTATTGAGTTGCAAAAACACTGTGGTACGAAATTAAGAGCTATTTGTTGTCAAGAGTTGGTGGGGGTTTTTTTTGGCTCAAACGAGAGAAATAAAATTAGGCCTTCACTGTTTTGTACTATTGTACACAGCAATCCGCAGATTGCATGAATTTTGGTCCAGTGGTGATAAACTTTGAATCAACTGAGTCATCCTTTGTTTCATCTGTAGCAGTCTTTCTGTAGTGGTTCCTTTCACAAATCACAAGCATCAGAAAGCATGAAAGTACTGTAAAGAGCCTttaagggaaaaggaaaaacagcAGCAGCATTTCTGTAGCGGTTTTCTTTCACCAGCAGCATGAAAGAGCCTTTAATGGGCGGAAAATATAGTAGCAGCATAAGAAGCCAAATGCAGTTTCAGTGGTAAAAAAACAAAGGTTGATGTTTATCAGGATGGCCAGCTGTATAATCAAGCCAAATGATAAGCAGCTATACTTTTGTCATGGCTCTCCCTTTAATCTCTCCTTTTGTTAGCAGGCGTTTCCAGAGCTGGAAAACTGAAACCCGGCTGCAAGGGAAGTGTTTTAGCAGCTCTTTACACTATGCTTCCAAATTTATCAGTGCTGCATCCAGCATCCAGCAGAGCATTTTTAGCTGTTTCCCCAGTTACCTGGAAAATGTTTGGTGAGCCAGCTTGCAATTAATATAGCAGGGATTTATCAGAAGTGATATGGCAGGAAACTAATAAGTACAAGAATATCGTGCCGATTAGCACGATATTTCGCCATGACCCCAAGAACGATATATTGCCGATATTTGTCAATTGTGTATTTGGGCCGGGGTTTTGGCCATTTTGGCCCAGTCCCAGTAGATCCCGGCCTGATTGTCATACATGTATGGATTGATTCAAGTTGAGGAAGCACAGTCCTCATCCTCATCTTCCAAGGATCAAAGATAAAGATATCGAGATGGAACATATCTGGAATAAGGATTGTCATACATGCAGGGAGATCATTCTTTGAATAAGGAGTTTGGTGAATCAGATGTTTGATGTTTATGGAGCTATTTAGTGCATGCTACCTTGTTTTGTAATTAGGATCATGGCTCGAGTTAGAATTATTCACCACTCGAGTGTTTTTATTACTTTCTTTTAGAGTGGAGTAAAACTGGGCAAACCAGTACAGTGGCATGGACATATGGTACGTGAAGAAAAATGAGTACAAGGTATGTTTAGGTTTAGGAACcatgataaaaaaataaacagaAGAATGTAAAAGAGGTTCACCACCTACCTTAAGTAACTAGCAGCCTATCTGAAATGCTGTGCaatgaggagagggagagataaGGTTAGGATTTGTTCTGTACAAGTGAAGATTTACATTGTAAATGAAGATGGATGGCCTTGTTTATTGAAAAGTAAGGGCATTTCTTTGCTTTCAGATCTGCCATGCTGCAATTGCAAAGACTTCCATCAAGAAGATATTACTGAAATTGGTCTGTTTTGCTGAATCATGTTGAACAAGTGAGTGATCCTATAAAACTCCAAATAGAGGTTACACATCAAAGTTGTAATTTTTACCTAATTGtgtctttctttatttttggatatttttaatGTTCAGACAATCCATAAAAATAAGCCATGTAAACCCTTTTAGCCTTTTACAACACTTGGAGTTCTGTATCAACGGAAGTGGTGTTAGTGGAGTAATTGACTTGAAAGGAAGTGCATACAATTTACTCGATGGACAAGTTGGGTGCTTCACCCGCAACATTGCCATGCATGTGTCAGTTTGCCTACCATCTTGATGAATTTCTTCTATTCTGGTCAGTAGAATTTGGAACACCTCAAAAGATTGCTTTTATTATGGGAATGTGAACATGATTTTGTAGTGTATTTATTTTCAAATAGAAATTCCTTCGGACAGACATTTTCCTTTCTTGCAAATGGAGCTGTTATTACTTTGAGCTGATGCATTGTTATCTTAGTGTGGTTGAACTataaaaaccatatttttctaCTTTTATCGTCAATGTTGCATTACATCAAAACTCCCCATAGCCCATCCCTTTTGGTTACAAAAATCCCGCCGATTCCAATAGCTCGGCAGAGTAGATGTAACCACACAGCCACAAATACTTAACAGGGATCATTGTACATTGTAAATAACCAATTTTCATATAGAAAGACATATCATTTGAAAACAAGCTTCAAGTGTATTTATGTCTATAATGAGAATTAAAATTATGCAAAATCACAGTAATGTAATCCGATGCTAATAATACTATTTTTAGCTTTTATCAGCCGATATATCGTGCTATATCGTTAAACGCTAATGGAATCTCTACGATAATAAGCGCCGCTGTATACTATCTGCATCCTTAATGGCGAGGCACAGAAACTGCTAAAAAATGATGTTTCTAGAGTGTAAACCTTTTCCTGTGTGTCTGCATTCTCTTGTGCTACCTCTTGTAGCCATTGCAGTATATGAGTCCAGACTCCTCTCCATCACAGCTCTCCCCCTCCACATCCTCTCCTCTTCTTTGTACCACTGAGCATGTCTCAGGAAGGTGCCAACCTGCCCCATGAAGCGGAGCGGAGCCATGATCACGCCACCGCCCCCCATGGGAGCACACCTACCTCTGATGGCTTGGCGATCGTGAGGtcgtccagcaactccagctcCGTTAGCAAGTTGGCCGGCGAGAGCAACAACGCTGGTTCTAATCCAGCCAGCAGCCTGGTCGTGCTCCATGCCGGTGAGGACAACACCACCGAGTCCAAGATCGCCGGCCCGGCGGTACTTGATGCCGGCAAGGGAAACAACGACGGATCCAAGCAGCTCGCTAGCCCGGCGATGCTCCATGCCGGCGAGCCCAAGGACAACATTGACAGGTCCAAGCTCACCAGCCCGGTGGTGCTCCATGCCGGCGAGGACAACAACACCAGGTACGAGCTCGCCATCCAAACGGTGCTGCCCCATgctgatgatgaggacatcagcACCAGATCCATGCTGACCTGCCCGATGGTGCTCTGTGCTAGAGAGGATGATGAGAACGCCGGGTCCAAGATGGACGGCCCCACAACGCTCCATGTCAGCATGGACAGCAACGCTGATGCCGGGTTCAAGGTCGATAGCCCGGCACTGCTGTATGCCGGAGAGAACGACGACGACTCCGGATCCAAGCTCGCAATCGCAAGTCAGCCGGTGCTCCATGCCGGCGAGGACGAGGACATCAACGCTGGGTCGAAACTATCGAGCCCGGTGGAGATCCACGCCGGCAAGGACAACAAAGCCGCCGAGTCCAAGCTTGCCATCCAAGCTGTGCCCGATGCTGGGGAGGACAGCAACGCCCGGTCCAAGCTCTCCACGTCGGtgctgccctgtgctggcgagGGCAACGACAACACATCCAAGCTTGCCGTCCAGGCAGTGATCCATGCCGACGAGGGCAACAACACCGTGTCCAAGCAAGTCATCCAGGCGGCGATCCATGCCGGCGAGGGTAACAACGCCGTGTCGAAGCTCGCCATCCAGTCGGTGCCCCATGCCGACGAGGACAACAACTCCCTGTCCAAGCTTGCAAGGCTAGAGGTGCTCAATgcgggcgacgacgacgacgacaccgCCGCATCCAAGTTCGCCATCCAAGCGCCGCCCCATGCCGGTGAGGACAAGCTTGCTAACCCAGCAGCGGTTGGTAATGAGGGTAAGAGCGATGTGGTcggaggagaaggcggcgagAGCGCTGCAGCAACTGGTAGCAGTGGTGATGGTGCCCTGTCCAAAACCAGCAAGAAGTCGACGTCTGATGATGGTGGTGGCTCCGAAGACGCCGTCGTCAAGGATGGCCCCGCAGCTGTCGCCGACGACGGAGGCACACGTGGACGCAAAGGGAAGGGCAAAGGTGCCGCAGCGGCGAAGAAGGACCAGGCATTGCACATCTGGACGGAGAAGGagcggaggaagaagatgaagaacatGTTCAGCACCCTGCACGCACTTCTCCCCCAGCTCCCCGAAAAGGTCAGTACGCGTGCACGGTTACTTCCATTTCTTCGTTTCCATGTAGGGATGATGTGTGCACGCTTAGCTACAAATAAATTGGCTTCTTATTGTTTTTGCTGTTTTGGTAAATCTTTTTATCAATACATATTTTACTTTGCCTCATTTTGTAAGGGTTTTTGGTTAATTTTGTTTGACTTGGATCCACTTTTTGTTCAATCCTAATCTTTCATTTCGTATACATATAGAAAGTGCGGTGGAATTGTTTTTGTTATTCTAGCAGATGAATGAACTAGAACAAGGAAAGGTAGGAGAAAATGATGAGTGGTAAAAACAGAAACACATAATATGACCGTAAATATGTATTCTGTGCTTGTTTCTAATTAGTATTATGTACTGATGATTGCAGTAATCGGTTATTTGTGTTCGTAGCACAGTTATAAAATGGAAAATGGTAGAACAAAAATAGCTCAGAATTCTGCAATATATTTGATAAATTTCCATTTGCATTTGGAATTAGGTAGGTACATAACGTGTTATGATTTGATCCAGACATTTGCGCTAATGCGAATATGATTTTTCCGGTGACGCTTGCATTGACCATAGTTCTTAAAACTTTGCGACCTGTAATATGACTGCTATAGTACCTCAAATAGATTTAAGCATCTTATGGACATGATATTGCTACTTGTGCTCATCTAAtcatgtgaactttgaaatATTCATGTTGACGGAACATTTGAAAAGGATCTTGTTGAGGTCAAAATTGTCAAAGCTATGATTAATGATTGAATGAGCATTATCTTGCTTTGCCTTTTCAAATTGATGCTGCAGGCTGACAAGTCCACTATAGTGGGGGAGGCCGTGACCTACATCAAGAGTCTGGAAGGCACCGTCCAGAGGCTGGAGAAGCTGAAGCAGGAGCGCATGCTCGcgcagcaggcggcggtgggcgccggcagcagcagcggcgcggcgtcgtcgtccgcgccgccgccgccggcggcggcggcgcaggcggtggcCGCGACGAGGGAGTCGGTCCTGGCGGACATGGTCCAGCGCTGGAACGCGCAGGAGGCGCTCGTGGCCGAGCTCaaggccgcggcgacggcggtggtgtACGGGGCGGGCACCGCCTCCGACGGCGcggtgcccgcgcccgcgccgccgctcccgccggtgcccccgcgcgcgccgccgctccagacGTGGTCCGCACGGAACATTGTGGTGTGCGTGGCGGGCGACAGCGCGTTCATCAACCTGTGCACCCCGCGGCACCCGGGCATGCTGACCAGGCTGTTCTACGTGCTGGAGAGGCACCAAATCCACGTCGTGGCCGCCACCGTCTCGTCCAGCCCGACCGAGAAGATGTTCTTCATCCAGGCGCGCGTGagtcgatcgatcgatcaaaCGGCCCGTCCCCCTGCACTAGCTTAACGAGATTACGAGACCATCTGGGTTGGTTTCTTGTGATCCTTACGAGATCTCCTTTTGGGGCTTGGACCTGCAGATCAACacggcggtgccgccgccgcccatgctccCGGAGAACATGACGGTCGAAGAGAGGTACAAGCTGGCGGTGGCGGAGATGCTGCACGCCGTCGGCGGCAACTGAGATCAACGCTCGTGCTCGCCAAACAAATCGCTCGGCTTTCTCCCCCTGGAGCTGATCGATGAACTGCTGCTGCCGACTGCCGTCGCTTCTACCGATGAGGAATTCCGATGAGAAGGAACTACTCATCATTACTTTTCGTGTGTCAAGTCTGGTCGTCGTCGAACTATTTCATATTTCGCAAGAGTCTGGTTGGTATTGTACCGTATAGTATTCTCTGTCTGCGGTTAAACTTGTTGTGAACCCTGTTTGGTTTTACCGGTCGTCAATGGAGTTTGCAAAGACATGCTGCTTGATTGAATAATTTCAGTTGGTTTTATGGATCGTTgctgtttctgtttttttttcctatcTTAAGTTGTGCGCAGAGGTAAGCTTACGATGTAGTATCTTGTACTGTGTTACGTGTGAATGTGTGATCTGATCTTCCAATCTGATGCGTGGGAAGTTCTGAAGTGGATTGGCAAATGCAATGGCTGCTCCCTGGGATGCCAGTTCTGCCTGTCTCCGGCGCAATGGTTCAGCTTGGATTGAGCTGACTTGCTTTTGCATCCAGATTGGTGGACGGGTGATGGATCGAAAGAAGACGGTGTTGGAAATTTTTTACCAAGCATGGCTGAATCGGTTATGCACAAGGTATGAAACTCTATACCTTTGCTAGAATTTTCAGAAAATATGTACTAGCtgaattttagttttttttaaaagaagctTTATTGATCTTAGACAATTACATCAAGATGATACAATCATACTAAAATTCAACCCGACCTCTGCATAATTAGGATACACATAGCTTATAgagtaaaaaaacaaaagagcGACATGACAAAAAAATCATGtcgtagcaaactacaacatacaacttcatcttcatctccTTGCCTCCTTCATTACCATAGCAACACCTGGACTTCGAATAAGACTCCCAAGACAACGCCACCAACGTGAAAACGATACGCGCACGCACCACCATTGCAGTGACCCAACCAATTAAGGCCATATTATAAGTTTTCACTCTAGAGAGCAATTCTTCGGAAACCAAACAATGCCTTCAGTAAGGCTATTGCCAGGTACAACCAGTTAAGGTCAGACCTTGGAATTTCTTCCTGGCACCGAAGAATTAGTACCGAACAAGTACCACATAGACAAAGTCACCTGGTGCTGCTCCCCCTCTTGCCAAGCCAATGCTACCAAACAGACCAGACTTGGCCCACTTCAAACAGTCACGAACTCCAAATCTAGCAAACCATATATAGCCCCGTCTGCCGTGAATACCATGCTAAAAAGATACGTGCATAGTCCACCGAAACGAAATGCAGATGGAACCCGTCTTCGGAGTAAGAGAATCCGCAGATTGAAGCCAAGAATTTTCACAACAGCTGAATTTTAGTATGGGCTACTAGCTGAATTTTAGTATGGGCTTCTTGGTCACAACAGCAACCTGGCTTGAATACACTGTATCCTTGCAAGAATTTTCAGAAAACACTAGCTGAATTTCGGTATGGCTTCATAATCACAAGTCGCAACAGCAGCTTGTCGTCACCCAGTAGCGGATCGAAGGACATGGGATCCAATGGTACGAAGCGCTAGAGACTGCGAAGGAAGTGGTGTGGGGGCGAGCGTAAACCGATCGAAGGGATTCTCTGGAGTGAAGGAATCACGGAAGAAAACATGCTTAAACCATGCTTAGTTGGATTTCAATTTTTATCTAGCTAAAATCATGCCAAGCTAACATCATGATTAGCCAAAATCAAAACATGCCAAAGCCATGGAAAGAAAGTTTCGGTACTCACTTGGTTAGTGACAAAACATGCCAATTTATAATTTTTCCCCTTTTGTAAGGTTTAAGAAGCTTCTACTAACTTGCTAAGGTTTCGACTACAAATATTGACGTGCCAACTTTTAAGAATACGGACCAACTCTTTTATAGGTATGTCTTGATTATA from Panicum virgatum strain AP13 chromosome 7N, P.virgatum_v5, whole genome shotgun sequence includes the following:
- the LOC120681119 gene encoding transcription factor bHLH95-like, translating into MLGRTAVIHADEGNNTVSKQVIQAAIHAGEGNNAVSKLAIQSVPHADEDNNSLSKLARLEVLNAGDDDDDTAASKFAIQAPPHAGEDKLANPAAVGNEGKSDVVGGEGGESAAATGSSGDGALSKTSKKSTSDDGGGSEDAVVKDGPAAVADDGGTRGRKGKGKGAAAAKKDQALHIWTEKERRKKMKNMFSTLHALLPQLPEKADKSTIVGEAVTYIKSLEGTVQRLEKLKQERMLAQQAAVGAGSSSGAASSSAPPPPAAAAQAVAATRESVLADMVQRWNAQEALVAELKAAATAVVYGAGTASDGAVPAPAPPLPPVPPRAPPLQTWSARNIVVCVAGDSAFINLCTPRHPGMLTRLFYVLERHQIHVVAATVSSSPTEKMFFIQARINTAVPPPPMLPENMTVEERYKLAVAEMLHAVGGN
- the LOC120683120 gene encoding ubiquitin carboxyl-terminal hydrolase 27-like isoform X2 — encoded protein: MPLLLALCSLLQDLSIVRDERIVLNPHGVMHALSFYVSHFNLTRQQDASEAFLHLLISLRDEFSHSYVPHRSSLADITLSHSKVYKQREGSQPECKRWKQNLFGPFDGTIGSILSCRNCSSVLSLDFQNFQCLPLSPVLNTNGDITSGCSLVDCLKYFTVVEHLDNYRCDRCWHITAAKYLSLKSEADEEKVSKLNTCVDYGTCSCRGIFSPEEIPCSSPSRATKQLIIVQCPKILCIHLLRASVSLDGEPIKHQGHISFPLLLNLSPFAGGASSIGQGPGPLAMKVQRDGQQALHLYRQLNMQMSLNVIPTGGNSIHMANADVASSSSSSLQPSPSSSRSKLYGLSAVVEHYGKCGGGHYAVYRRIASNPDPEDPGQPLACLGKRWFYISDGHVSEVSEDDVLGAEATLLFYERL